The Anticarsia gemmatalis isolate Benzon Research Colony breed Stoneville strain chromosome 29, ilAntGemm2 primary, whole genome shotgun sequence genome window below encodes:
- the LOC142985117 gene encoding uncharacterized protein LOC142985117 — MTQSSTSSASSIEAKHDGPASSPLPQGTHHQDQASHKVDQATSPKLSQTTHQGKASSDNLPEATHHQDETTHQDKVSSDILQQATHDQDQAFSNNLSQATYLQDQISSPNLPQDTDLQDHASIPGLPQATHQDPAFSPSLLQATYNQDQSSLPNLSQAAQRQDLASLLDLPQDTNQVHQDQETLLNLPQTTHPQDQTSLQDKASSDILPQVSSSNLPKAPHIQELASLSNLPQGTHQDPAFSPSLLQATLHQDLASLPTLPQTTSYQDQTPSSNLLQATHLQDQASSPNLSHATLQDKASSDILPEASSSNLPKAPHNQDQAPLTNLPQAIPPQDQTTHHPDQASSPNLPQATHQDQATQNEATQNLDGSPLTQEHAQQTVAQGHMFDRDNTERNVGAGVNAPTFLPVPLPLGMPGAGRQQQYGPYGPPPPGYPPGSYPPPAPGYPPQGYPPQGGYPPHGSYPPPGGYHPPGGYPPPGGYHPPPGYPPQGGYPQQGGYPQQGGYGQQQQQQGGMGKCGWAMLAACVTALCCSCCGGAHHDMQDAHDDDGGGSNDDHDD; from the exons ATGACTCAATCTAGCACAAGTTCGGCATCGTCAATAGAAGCTAAGCATGATGGACCTGCATCTTCACCTCTGCCCCAGGGAACTCATCATCAAGACCAGGCATCTCATAAAGTAGACCAGGCAACTTCACCTAAATTGTCTCAGACGACTCATCAAGGCAAGGCTTCCTCAGATAACCTGCCAGAAGCAACTCATCATCAAGACGAGACAACTCATCAAGACAAGGTTTCTTCAGATATACTGCAGCAGGCAACTCACGACCAAGACCAGGCCTTTTCAAATAACTTGTCCCAGGCAACTTACCTACAAGACCAGATATCTTCACCCAACCTGCCCCAGGACACTGACCTTCAGGACCATGCATCTATACCTGGCCTGCCGCAGGCTACTCATCAAGACCCTGCATTTTCACCTAGCCTACTCCAGGCAACTTACAACCAAGACCAGTCATCTTTACCTAACCTGTCGCAAGCAGCTCAACGCCAAGACCTGGCATCTCTACTTGATTTGCCCCAGGACACTAATCAAGTACATCAAGACCAGGAAACTTTACTCAACCTGCCCCAGACAACTCACCCTCAAGACCAGACAAGTCTTCAAGACAAGGCTTCTTCAGATATCCTACCCCAAGTATCTTCTTCTAACCTGCCCAAAGCACCTCACATTCAAGAATTGGCATCATTATCTAACCTGCCGCAGGGAACTCATCAAGACCCTGCATTTTCACCTAGCCTACTCCAGGCTACTCTTCATCAAGACCTGGCATCATTACCTACACTGCCGCAAACAACTTCCTACCAAGACCAGACACCTTCGTCTAATCTGCTGCAGGCAACTCACCTTCAAGACCAGGCATCTTCACCTAACTTGTCCCATGCAACTCTTCAAGATAAGGCTTCTTCAGATATCCTACCCGAAGCATCATCTTCGAACCTGCCTAAAGCACCTCACAACCAAGACCAGGCACCTTTAACTAACCTGCCACAGGCGATTCCCCCTCAAGACCAGACAACTCATCATCCAGACCAGGCATCTTCTCCTAACCTACCCCAGGCAACTCATCAAGACCAGGCAACGCAGAACGAGGCCACGCAGAACTTAGATGGGTCGCCGTTAACACAAGAGCATGCTCAACAGACGGTCGCTCAAGGACATATGTTTGATCGGGATAATACTGAACGGAATGTCGGTGCAGGAGTCAATGCACCAACGTTTTTACCTGTTCCTTTACCGTTGGGCATG CCGGGAGCAGGGAGGCAGCAACAATATGGACCATACGGACCACCGCCACCg GGTTATCCACCAGGAAGTTACCCACCCCCAGCGCCGGGGTATCCTCCTCAAGGGTACCCTCCACAAGGCGGCTACCCCCCACACGGCAGTTACCCTCCACCTGGGGGCTATCACCCTCCCGGGGGATACCCTCCTCCGGGCGGCTATCACCCCCCACCCGGCTATCCACCACAAGGCGGCTATCCGCAACAGGGTGGCTATCCCCAACAAGGCGGTTACGGCCAGC